The window CGTTTCATCCTCGTCAGCTTCCAacaccgtcgtcaccgcaCTTCCCGTCGAAGGGCTGCTCCTGATGTGCCGCCGAGTGTTCGTCCGTGCAGGGTGGAATCCGTCGTCTTCGTTGCCGCGCTGCTGTGCCAACGGTTTGAGAATCGTCGGAGGCACCGCCTCTGGCTCCGGTTCAGCAACCGGACCCTCCAaaccctcggcctcgggtGGAAGTTTGTAATTCTCGGCGGGCAGCAAGTCGTAGAGGTCGCAGACTGTTTTGAAGAGGACGTAGAGCCCCGTCTGCCCCTCGACCGTCCAAAAGACGGCACGGTGCTGGAACCAAGCGTGGGCGAAAATGCGGTGCAGCCTTCGGAATACGTTGACGAGGTTCTTGACGCCAATGTTGTTGCTCTGCGTGTCGTTCAAGACGGCGAAGCGGCTCGGAAAGATCTTCTGGTCGGACACCACGTTGGCGGCCCAGTCGAGCGTGTGGCAGCTGTAGTCGATCGCGCAGCAGCTCTTCGGCTGCTCATGCACGGCGCAGAGAAACTGCCACTCGGACGCTCGCATCTCGGGGCACGTGATTGCGCTGCAGGGCGGGAAGTCGAagaggaagccgacgatgagggAGTTGCACTTGGAAATGAGGAATCGGCAGAGCTCGTACAGCCAAAGAGTTCGAtcgatgccggccggcgGCTGTGCGAGCtgcatcgccgtcgcgcgCGTGAGAGCATGCGTGCCAGTCCCCGTATGGTGATAGTGCAACGCGGCGAGATGTTCCTGCAGCTGGAAGGCCGAGTCAAGCTGTGGTGCCTGGGTTAGCGCTGCTTCTTCCCCCTTCGCACATCGCCCACGGCCGACACGGGAGAAGATTCGGTGTCAAGaaccgacggccgagggcggtAGAAGGTCCAAGGTAGAGGGAGGGTCGCGGGTCAAGGGTCAACGTACCTCGTTCAGGGGAACAAGAGGCGGCCCGGCAGCCATGTCGGCGGCCTTGGTGCCGGGATGTATGCGCCTGTTGGACAAGGCATCGAGCGCCGTAAGCTCAGCCTGCGTGCTCTGCGCGTTCACCGTGCTGCCGCTTCCCGAGGGGGATTTGGGGCCGATTTGaatctcggccggcggcggcgggctcggcAAACGAGGTGAGCTCGGAGCCAGTGCCATGGCTGAGGGGGCGGTGATCTTGGGCCGCAAGAGGCTGGACTGTGGTGCGTTGGAGTTGATCCAGCTACAGCTGGCTCGGGTTGAGTTGTCGCAGGTCGATTGTACGAAGGGATCTTGGTCGAGTGCCTGATACCACGACAGTCAtgtgcaagcacaagcatGGAGGGCGTTTTGGTACGTGGTTGTGCTGTAGATGTTGTACTAATTCCTGGTAGAAGTATGCATGCGAACTCCTTCTATCGGCTTAACGGGGGCGGATCTTGACCTGTTTCGTGCTAGAGTCGATGGAATGCCACAGCAGGCAGGCACAGGCAGCATAACCCGGTACAGGCACGGAGCgcttattacttgtacttgagttacatacgtgtacggagtactctactgtactgtacttacagtaggtgtacggtacagagtacacgaGGTgtattgcatgcaagtacagtacgtctcTCTAGAGGTACAAGTATgggtaggtacttacctttggtaggtacatgtacttccaGTACAAGTTCttaagtgcagtacatgtacagtacttgtagcccCCCCACTGTATCCTCCCTCACACTGCAGTTCAAATATTAACCCACACaaggtgcggagtacaactaaatgtacggagtagctattgccagtaattactgtacatctacaTTCACGACAGGCCTCGTCGCGCGTGGGAACTTGAACGTCTGCGACCTCTCCCCTCCCATGTACTGTTACACTGACGAATAGAAATTCGCTGCTCCTTGTGCCTGTCTATTCGACGTGCCTCTGACTCACCGTCGTCAAGGTACAATAGTAGTATGGATTTTGATGACGATGCCCCGCCGGAGCTGGTTGAGACCGCGCAGCGACTGCAGGATGAAGAAGTAAAGGTCAAGGTGCCCATCACCATCGTGACAGGTATGCATAAAGTCTCTTTGGACCTGCTGTCTAGAAAGAGCACCTAATGCTAACATGCATACCTAATCACAAAGGATATCTGGGCGCAGGCAAGACGACGCTGTTGAACTACATTCTCACAGCACAACATGGCAAGAGAATCGCCGTCATTATGAATGGTTTGCATGTCcgtgatgccgtcgccgaatGCGTGTGATAACATCTTGACCAGAATTTGGAGACTGTGAGTTTCGGACCATGTCCATGTCCACGGGAAGAGGGTTCTGAGGCAAGTGTAGCGCTCGACATCGAAAAGTCCCTGACGGTCAACACGGGCGATGAGAAAGTCGAGGAGTGGCTTGAAGTTGGCAACGGTTGCATCTGCTGCTCGGTCAAGTGCGTCACCGGCAATGTTCGCATG of the Drechmeria coniospora strain ARSEF 6962 chromosome 01, whole genome shotgun sequence genome contains:
- a CDS encoding Mob1/phocein family protein yields the protein MALAPSSPRLPSPPPPAEIQIGPKSPSGSGSTVNAQSTQAELTALDALSNRRIHPGTKAADMAAGPPLVPLNELDSAFQLQEHLAALHYHHTGTGTHALTRATAMQLAQPPAGIDRTLWLYELCRFLISKCNSLIVGFLFDFPPCSAITCPEMRASEWQFLCAVHEQPKSCCAIDYSCHTLDWAANVVSDQKIFPSRFAVLNDTQSNNIGVKNLVNVFRRLHRIFAHAWFQHRAVFWTVEGQTGLYVLFKTVCDLYDLLPAENYKLPPEAEGLEGPVAEPEPEAVPPTILKPLAQQRGNEDDGFHPARTNTRRHIRSSPSTGSAVTTVLEADEDETDLVSNRMRSLDIATERAAAPAEEELKMTEMPILVEDLIPEPVTPHAISTPVAAGAGEVPGEVLGDDKTTTIFDQKQEGGNKEVTNNTIKDDVTDTVEAIGLVEKASLSDAPSAAAESNPYADPVPKSAPVSETDEWPNAKSTPAGTTAKADEMVKADPAGNDSDKLKEPMAAEELAEIL